GCGCGCCGCCCGCCGCAACGTGCAGGGCGAAGGGGAGGGCATCAAGGCGCTCCAGGTCTGGCAGGGGGTCACGGAAGCCCTGGAGCTGCTGCGCGGCATGCTCCGGCGCTAGGGATTGCGAAGAAGGCTTTCAAAGTCTGGCATTGCGCTCTAGGACGGGGAGTGTTGTCTGTCCCCAAGCCTGGAGTGCAATGTCATGCTGGATTTCAAGTCGGTCGTCTCCCTTTGCGCGGTTGCCGGACTCACGGCGTGTGGTGCTGGCGTGGAAGGTGAGGAGGGCCTCGCCACCCAGGAGTCCGCGCTGGTGACGGGGACGTCCCAGGGCTGCTCGTTCACGGTGTCGTCCGCGGCGCGGCCGGGAACCCTGCCTCCCATCTACGACGTCACCGTCACGCGCGCGGCGGATGCCGCCTGTGCCTTCGGCGCGGGCAGCGTGGTGGTGGGCTCGTCCACCGGCACCGCGCCCACGCTGTCGCTGGCGGCCAACGACCTGGGCGTGGCGGTGAGCTACACGTACAAGACGAGCGTCAGCGGCAGCTCGCCCCAGTCGCTGGGCATCCGGCACGTGGCTCCGGACACGCTGGCCATCGTCCGCTCCACGGGGCTGTCCATCTTCCTGGGCTCGGGCTCCATCTACTCGGGCAGCCTGTCCATCGCATCCAATGGGACGACGCTCACCGTGTCCGGCACGAAGAGCGGCACCATCTCCGGCCAGACGGGCTCCGGGAACAACTACGTGGCCAGCTACCCGGACTTCTTCACCAGCACCACGTCCCCGTCCATCTTCACGTTCTGACGCGCTGACGGACGGGGCGGCGAAAAGGGGCGCGCCTACTTCTGGGGCGCGAACTGCTCCGCCCCGTCCACCGTGTCGTCGTCCAGCACCTTCTCCACGGAGTCCACCAACTGCTGGCCGTCGCTGGCGGTGACGCGCAGCTGGAAGTGGCCCTCGCCCACGCCGGAGTCGGTGACGAAGTAGTTGTAGCTCTGGCGCTCCAGCGTCTTCCAATCCCCGTCGCGCTTCCACTCCAGCTTCTTGATGGGCAGCCGGTGGTTGCGCACCTGGATGGCCGTCCACCAGGGATTGCTGCCGTCCTTGAAGTGGTACTTCACCGGGCCGGACACGTCGCAGGACACCGGCGTCCAGGTGATGCTCACCCGGCCGTCCTTCGCCTCCGCCACCTTGTCGAAGGCCTCGCGCGACAGGTCCAGGTGGCCCTTATCGCAGTCCGGGCACTGGTCCACGATGCGCACGCGCACGTTGCCCTTGGGCCCCACGATGTCCACGCACTGGCCGCAGGCGGCGCTGTTGTCGTACTGCTCGCGGTTCATCGCGGCCACCATCAGGTCGCCGCCCGGATCATAGCCGCAGTTGCCGGCCCCGGTGGCGTCGTAGAAGGTCGCAATCCCTTTCTGCTCGGAGCCCAGCGCCACGCCTCCGCCCGAGGCTGAGTCGCCGCATGCCCCACAGGCAAACGAGGCCAGGGCCAACACCAACGCATTTTGCAACGAAGCGGGTCGGTTCATACCGCGCAGTATACACGCGTCGCTCCGCGTCAAGGACAGACAGGACTCCGCGTCTTGGTTCCGTCAGGCCGGCTTGTTAGCGTCCGGGCCTTCCCCCTCCCCAAAATCGGAAAGGAATTCCCATGCTGAACAAGCGAATGTCCGTGGTGTGTCTGGGTTCCGCCCTCATGCTCTCCGCCTGTGGTGCCCCGGAGCAGGAGGACGGCGCGGAGCTCGCGCAGCAGGGCGCGCGGCTGACGACGGCGTCCTCGCAGGGCTGTGACTACGAGGCGACCACGGTGCAGATCACCACGTCTCCGCCGCAGTACAACGTCGTCGTCACCCGCACGGGCGGCGCCAGCTGCACCCTGACCATTGGCGCGTCGTACGTCGTCCAGACCGTCCCGCTGGATGCGCCGGGTCCGGTGTCGCTCGCCGGCTCCAGCCTGGGACTCGTGGTGGGCTTCGTGCAGCGCAACAGCTGGACCGGCTCGTCGCCGTACGTCTTCGCCGTGCGCCGGGTGGACCCCACGACGCTGTCCACCACTCGCAACGCGGACATCTACTGCGACTACATGACGGGCAGCATCAGCACGGGCAGCCTCAGCGTCAGCAGCAACGGGACCACCGTGGCCTCTTCCGGCACCAAGGCGTGCAAGATCAACGGCAAGTCGGGGACCTACTGGTACGCGAGCTTCGTGGACTTCTTCACCACCACCACGCCCCCCAACATCACCGTCATCTGACGCACCCCTGAAAAAGCCCTGCCCGCCACCGGTGCATCCCCGGTGGCGGGCAGAGCCCCCCTTGCTGCGCGTCCCCGTTGCGTCTTGCTGGGTGCTGCCTTCAGCGGCCGTTGGCGGACGCGGTCGTCAGCGCGCGCGCCTGGCCGATGAGACGGACGAACTCGGTGCGGTCGGAGTCGCCGGCCACGGCGCCCTCCGCCAGCTTCTGCGTGGTGGCCAGGCTCCAGCCCTCCGCGGCGGGCGCGGCGCGGAGGATGTCCGCGGTGGCGGCCACGGCGACGGCGAAGCGGAAGTCATTGGAGGCGGCGTCCATGGACGGCTTCAGGTTGGCGCGGGTGAGCGGGAAGGCCTGCTCCTTCGCCTCCGTGCCGTTGGGCGCCTTGGCGCGGATGCGCACCGTGGCCAGCTCCTGCGGCGCCTCGGCGGTGAGCTCCACCTCGTAGAGCGCCGTCACGGTGTGGCCCGCGCCAATCTCGCCCGCGTCCACCTTGTCGTCGCGGAAGTCCTTGTCCGCGATGTCGCGGTTCTCGTAGCCCATCAGGCGGTAGCGGCTGACGGCCTTGGGGTTGAACTCCACCTGGAACTTCACGTCCTTCGCGATGACCTCCAGCGTGCCGGTCAGCTGCGTCTCGAAGACCTTGCGCGCCTCCTTCATGCTGTCCACGTAGAAGCTGTTGCCGTTGCCCTTGTCGGCCAGCTGCTCCATCAGCGAGTCGTGGTAGTTGCCCATGCCGAAGCCCACCGTGGTGAGCGTGACGCCCTCGGCCACGTACTTCTCGATGCTGGACAGCATCTGCTTCGGGGAGAGGTTGGGGCCGATGTTGGCGTCGCCGTCCGTGAGCACCACCACGCGGGACACCACGCCGCCCGCCGCCTTCTTCACCGCGTGCTTGTAGGCCGCCTCCATGCCGGAGCCCATGGCCGTGCCGCCAC
The sequence above is drawn from the Corallococcus sp. NCRR genome and encodes:
- a CDS encoding expansin EXLX1 family cellulose-binding protein, coding for MALGSEQKGIATFYDATGAGNCGYDPGGDLMVAAMNREQYDNSAACGQCVDIVGPKGNVRVRIVDQCPDCDKGHLDLSREAFDKVAEAKDGRVSITWTPVSCDVSGPVKYHFKDGSNPWWTAIQVRNHRLPIKKLEWKRDGDWKTLERQSYNYFVTDSGVGEGHFQLRVTASDGQQLVDSVEKVLDDDTVDGAEQFAPQK